A window of Streptomyces sp. NBC_01224 genomic DNA:
CCCTTGAGCAGCGAAGCGATGTTCGGGACCTCGCCCGCGTGCACCCAGCGCACCGTACGGTTCAGCCGGTCCGCGCCGGCCACCACCTCCGGGAGCCCGCTGCGCAGCCCCGGCAGCTCAAGGGCTCGCTGCACGGTGATTCCGCCTTGGGTCTCCACTGGCTCTGGCCTCGCGTTTTCACTCGGGTCGGGTGGGCAGTCGCCCTGATTCAGGAAGGTACCGGCCCCGAGCGCCGGAGGCGTCGTCGGGGAGCCGTCGGGGGAGTGTGCCGACCGGGGACAGCGGCATTGATCAGCCACTTTCTCCATGCCCGGGGGCATGGAACCGCTGTTGACACGGGCCGAGGGCCGCTGCGATCTTGTGACCGCCGCGCGGTTCGGGCCGAGTGGCCCTCATAACCGGACCTGGACCTGGAGCAGACGTGGGCGACGACATATCGGCGTACTCGGGCCGGGAAGGCCTTGCGGGCCCCCTTCCCGGCCCGCTGGTCGGGGCCGACTGGCTCGCGGCGCGGCTGGGCGAGCACGGGCCGGTGGTCCTCGATGCCTCGGTGGGCGCGCACCGGGGCTCCGAGCAGCGGATTCCGGGAGCACGCCCCTTCGACATCGACGGGGCACTGTCCGACCACTCCGGACCACTGCCCCACACGCTGCCCGACGCCGACAGATTCACCGAGGAGCTGCGCTCCCTCGGCGTCGACGACACCGACACCGTCGTCGTCTACGACGCTGCGGGCATCTACTCCAGCGCGCGTGCCTGGTGGATGCTGCGAGCGATGGGCTTCGACCGGGCCGCGGTGCTCGACGGTGGCCTGCCCGCCTGGACCGACGCCGGACTGCCGCTGGAGAACGCCGGGCCCGCGCCTGCCGTGGCGCGCGGCGACTTCACAGCCCGGCCGCGCGCGGGGCTGGTCGTCGGCAGCGACGAGGTGGTGGCGGCCCTGGCCGACCCTGGAGCGGCGGTCTTCGACGCCCGCTCCAGGGAGCGGTTCTCCGGCGCGGTCGCCGAGCCACGGCCGGGGCTGCGCGCCGGCCATATGCCGGGGGCGGTCAATCTGCCCTTCGGCGAGATCCAGCGCGACGGCCGGATGCGCCCGGCGGCGGAGCTGCGCGCCGCGTTCGCCGCCCTCGCCGGGGAGCGGGAGCGGCTGTTCTTCAGCTGCGGATCGGGCGTCACCGCCTGCGTGCTGACGCTGGGGGCCGAGCTGGCGGGGTACCGCGAGCTGGCCGTGTACGACGGGTCCTGGAGCGAGTGGGGGCTGCCTTCGGGGCTTCCCGTCGTGACCGGAGCGGAGAGCGGGGGGCCGCTGCGATGATGCCGCTCACCGCAGGGGGCGGGTCCGGCATACGCCGCCCGCCCCCTCCCCGAGGTCAGCCGACGTACGCCCCGCTCGCCGTCAGGCGCAGTGCCGTGTCGATCAGCGGCACATGGCTGAACGCCTGGGGGAAGTTCCCCACCTGGCGCTGCAGCCGGGGGTCCCACTCCTCCGCCAGCAGGCCCAGATCGTTGCGCAGGGACAGCAGCCGCTCGAAGAGCTGGCGTGCCTCGTCGACCCGGCCGATCATCGCCAGGTCGTCCGCCAGCCAGAACGAGCAGGCCAGGAACGCGCCCTCGTCGCCCTCCAGGCCGTCGACGCCCGCGTCCTCGCCCTTGGTGGGGTAGCGCAGTACGAAGCCGTCCTCCGTGGACAGCTCGCGCTGGATCGCCTCGATCGTGCCGATCACGCGCTTGTCGTCCGGCGGCAGGAAGCCCATCTGGGGGATCAGGAGGAGGGAGGCGTCCAGCTCCTGTGATCCGTAGGACTGGGTGAAGGTGTTGCGTTCCTTGTCGTAGCCACGGTCGCAGACATCGCGGTGGATGTCGTCGCGCAGTTCCCGCAGCCGCTCCAGCGGCCCTTCCGCGTCCCCGGACTCGATCAGCTTGATGGTGCGGTCGACGGCGACCCAGGCCATCACCTTCGAGTGGACGAAGTGGCGGCGCGGGCCGCGCACCTCCCAGATGCCCTCGTCCGGCTCGCCCCAGTGCTTCTCCAGGTACTCGATCAGCTTGAGCTGGAGGCCCATCGCGTAGTCGTTGCGGGTCAGGCCCGTCATATGGGCGAGGTGCAGTGCCTCGATGACCTCGCCGTACACGTCCAGCTGGAGCTGGCCCGCCGCGCCGTTGCCGACCCGGACCGGGCCGGAGTTCTCGTAACCGGGCAGCCAGTCCAGCTCGGCCTCGCCCAGCTCGCGCTCGCCCGCGATGCCGTACATGATCTGCAGGTTCTCCGGGTCACCGGCGACCGCCCTCAGCAGCCACTCACGCCAGGCGCGGGCCTCCTCGCGGTAGCCGGTGCGCAGCAGGGAGGAGAGGGTGATCGCGGCGTCACGCAGCCAGGTGTAGCGATAGTCCCAGTTCCGGGAGCCGCCGATGTCCTCCGGCAGGGAGGTGGTCGGCGCGGCGACGATGCCGCCGGTCGGCGCGTACGTCAGGGCCTTGAGGGTGATCAGGGAGCGGACCACGGCCTCGCGGTAGGGCCCGTGGTACGTGCACTGCTCGACCCATTCACGCCAGAAGTCCGCGGTCGCGTCCAGCGAACTCTCCGGGTCCGGAAGACCGGGCGGTTCGTGGTGCGAAGGCTGCCAGCTGATCGTGAATGCGATCCGGTCCCCGGGAGCGACCGTGAAATCGGAGTACGTCGTCAGGTTCTCGCCGAAGGTGTCGGCGGGAGTGTCCAGCCAGACGGAGTCCGGGCCGGCGACGGCGACCGTACGGCCGTCGACCTTGTGCACCCACGGTGTGACGCGCCCGTAGCTGAACCGCATCCGCAGCTCGGAGCGCATCGGCACCCGGCCGCTGATCCCCTCCACGATCCGGATCACCTGCGGTGCACCGTCACGAGGCGGCATGAAATCGGTCACTCTGACCGTTCCGCGCGGGGTGTCCCATTCCGATTCCAGGATGAGGGAGTCCCCGCGGTAACGACGGCGGTCCGCGGACGGCGGCTTTGCCCCGTCCTCCCGCGCCGGTCCCAGGCGCCAGAAGCCGTGCTCCTCGGTACCCAGCAGTCCCGCGAAAATAGCGTGCGAATCGAAGCGGGGAAGGCACAGCCAGTCCACTGTGCCGTCCCGGCAGACCAGGGCGGCGGTCTGCATGTCTCCGATGAGTGCGTAATCCTCGATGCGCCCGGCCACGTGCATCTCCAGTCGAACGGCCATGTCGCCCCGTGGGGCATTACTGCGGGTAATGAGGTCGTCGCAAGGGGTCGTTGTGGGGGAACCTGCGAGCTCGGTACCTCGCCCGGAGCGAGTGTCCGAGCAGGATACGACGCGCCCGGATGATCTGCGCGACGGTCTCAGCAAAGCGTCTGAGCCGAACGGGTGGGGCGGGTGGGGTCGACGTTGATCTTGTGCGGTCAGCGTGCGGGGTGTGGCCGGAAGCAGGCTCCCTTTGTCGCTGATACCCTGGTAGCCCGTGGACCGGTGGTCGTTCGCGACAGCAGACGAGGCCCCCGAACCGCAGCGACGGCACCTCCGGAATCTCCGGATGGCAACGCCGGTACGCACCTCACGATCGCGACCACGGGAGCCCCCTTTGGCTATGCAGCCCACATCCACGACGACCAAGCACATCTTCGTCACCGGGGGTGTCGCCTCTTCCCTCGGCAAGGGTCTGACTGCCTCCAGCCTCGGTGCCCTGCTCAAGGCGCGCGGCCTTCGGGTCACCATGCAGAAGCTCGACCCGTATCTGAACGTCGACCCGGGCACGATGAACCCCTTCCAGCACGGTGAGGTGTTCGTCACCAACGACGGCGCCGAGACCGACCTGGACATCGGCCACTACGAGCGCTTCCTCGACGTCGACCTCGACGGGTCCGCCAACGTCACCACCGGCCAGGTCTACTCGCAGGTGATCGCCAAGGAGCGGCGCGGCGAGTACCTCGGTGACACCGTGCAGGTCATCCCGCACATCACCAACGAGATCAAGCACCGCATCCGCCGCATGGCGACCGACGACGTCGACGTCGTCATCACCGAGGTCGGCGGCACGGTCGGTGACATCGAGTCGCTGCCGTTCCTGGAGACCGTCCGCCAGGTCCGCCACGAGGTCGGCCGGGACAACGTCTTCGTCGTGCACATCTCGCTGCTGCCCTACATCGGCCCGTCCGGCGAGCTCAAGACCAAGCCGACCCAGCACTCCGTCGCGGCGCTGCGCAACATCGGCATCCAGCCCGACGCCATCGTGCTGCGCGCCGACCGTGACGTACCGACCGCCATCAAGCGCAAGATCTCGCTGATGTGCGACGTCGACGAGGCCGCCGTGGTGGCCTGCGTGGACGCCAAGTCGATCTACGACATCCCCAAGGTGCTGCACACCGAGGGCCTGGACGCCTACGTCGTGCGCAAGCTCGACCTGCCGTTCCGCGACGTCGACTGGACCACCTGGGACGATCTGCTGGACCGCGTCCACAACCCCGACCACGAGATCACCGTCGCGCTCGTCGGCAAGTACATCGACCTGCCCGACGCCTATCTCTCGGTCACCGAGGCCATCCGGGCCGGCGGCTTCGCGAACAAGGCCCGGGTCAAGGTCAAGTGGGTCGCCTCCGACGACTGCAAGACCTCGGCCGGTGCCGCGAAGCAGCTCTCCGACGTCGACGCGATCTGCGTCCCCGGCGGCTTCGGCGACCGCGGTGTCAACGGCAAGATCGGCGCCATCCAGTACGCCCGTGAGAACAAGGTGCCACTGCTCGGCCTCTGCCTCGGCCTGCAGTGCATCGTGATCGAGGCGGCACGCAACCTGGCCGAGATCCCCGACGCCAACTCCACCGAGTTCGACGCCGCCACCTCGCACCCCGTCATTTCGACGATGGAGGAGCAGCTGGCGTACGTCGAGGGCGCGGGCGACCTGGGCGGCACCATGCGGCTCGGCCTGTACCCGGCGAAGCTCGCCGAGGGCTCGTTGGTCCGTGAGGCGTACGACGACCAGCCGTACGTGGAGGAGCGCCACCGCCACCGCTACGAGGTCAACAACGCCTACCGCGCCGAGCTGGAGAAGAAGGCCGGTCTGGTCTTCTCCGGCACGTCCCCGGACAACAAGCTCGTCGAGTACGTCGAGTACCCGCGCGAGATCCACCCCTACCTGGTCGCCACCCAGGCGCACCCGGAGCTCCGCTCCCGCCCGACCCGCCCGCACCCGCTCTTCGCGGGCCTGGTGAAGGCGGCCGTCGAGCGCAAGACGGGTGCCGGGGCCGGTGGCAAGCAGGGCACCAAGTCGGGCAAGTAGCCCGGCGGTACGCAGGCATTAACGTTGACCGGGGTACGGATCCACTGAGGATGCGTGCCCCGGTTTCTGTTTTTTGTGGGAGGACGTAGATGGGTTTCCAGGACACGCCCGAGGAGTGGCAGGTCACCGCGACCGAGACGCCCTTCACGGGCAACAAGACCAGCGTCCGCACCGATGAAGTGGTGATGCCCGACGGCACGGTCGTACGCCGCGACTACCAGGTCCATCCGGGATCGGTCGCCGTGCTTGCGCTCGACGAAGAGGGCCGGGTCGTCGTGCTGCGGCAGTACCGCCACCCGGTGCGCCACAAGCTCTGGGAGATCCCGGCGGGACTGCTCGACATCCCCGGTGAGAACCCGCTGCACGCTGCCCAGCGAGAGCTCTACGAGGAGGCGTATGTCAAGGCCGAGGACTGGCGGGTGCTGACCGACGTCTACACCACGCCGGGCGGCTGCGACGAAGCCGTACGGATCTTCCTGGCCCGGAATCTCTCCGAGGCCGACGGGGAGCGCTTCGCGGTCTCCGAGGAGGAGGCCGACATGGAGCTGGCCCGGGTGCCGCTCCAGGAGCTGGTACGGGGGGTGCTTGCCGGGGATCTGCACAACAACTGCCTCGTGGTGGGCGTTCTTTCGCTCGCGACGGTGCTCGCCGGTGACGGGATCGAGTCGCTGCGCCCGGCCGAGGCGCCGTGGCCGGCGCGCCCGTTCGAGGCCTGACGGTCAGCGGTCCGACGGTTCGTAAGGATGGTTCGAGGTCCCGCGTTCGCAGGGACCGTTCGAGGTCCGGCAGCCCGTAGGGGCCGCTGAACGGTTCACCGACGCCCTCCGATCGGAAAAGATGCTGATCCGATCGGGGGACCTCTGCGCCACGCTCCACGGAATTCGTCCACACGCCTGAACTACGCTCGGGATGCCCTGACCGGAGTCCCGGCGGGCAACGCGTGCAGCGAAGTGGAGCGTGGCCCGTGACGGATCAGGCGGTGGACACCAGCGGCCCGGCCAAGGCAGCGGGAACCGAAGGGCCGTCCAGCACCGTCCCACCCCAATTCTTCGGCCGCGACCGCGAGTTGAAGGAGCTGCGAGCCGACATCGAGCGGGCCGGACTGGACACTCTGGCCGGTCGCAAGGCCGCCCGCGCCCGGGTCCTGCTGATCGCCGGACGCCCCGGCTCCGGACGCACCGCACTCGCCGGCGAGCTCACCCGCCGGCTGCTCTCCACCGGCGACCACCCTGACGGTCTGTTCCGGGCCCGGCTCACCGACCCCGGCGGCGCACCCGTCCCCACCGAGCGCACCGCCCGCGAGCTGCTCGACCAGCTGGGTGTGACGGGGCCGCCCGGCGCGGACGGGGACGAGCTCTCCGAAATGGTCCGCGAGGCGCTCACCGAGCGCCGCGCCCTGCTGCTCCTCGATGACGCCGTGGATGCGGAACAGGTCGACCCGCTGCTGCCGGACAACCCCGACTGCCTCGTCGTCGCCACCTCCGAGGGCCCGCTGACCGGTATCCCCGGTGTCCGCCCCTGCACCATCGGCGGCCTGGACGCGGGCTCCGCCGTCCGGCTGCTCGCCCGCATCATCGGCCAGGTCAGGATCACCGTCGACCCGCGGACAGCCGAGACCCTCGCCGAGGAGTGCGCCGGCCTGCCGGCCGCCCTGGTCATGGTCGGCGGCTGGCTCGCCGCCCACCCCATGGCGTCGGTCGCCGATGTCACCAAACAGCTGCGCGAGCTGCCGGACGACACGGAGCAGTCCACCGGTGCCCGCCCGCTGGCCCGCGCCTTCCGGCTGGTCCATGACTCCCTGCCGTCGACCGCCGCCCGGATACTGCGACTGCTGGCCCTCGCCCCCGCCGGACTCGCCGACGCCCACACGGCCTCCGCGCTGGCCGGCTGCTCCGTCTCCGCGGCCCAGACGACCCTCGACGACTTCGTGGCCCTGGGGCTGCTGCGTACCAATGGGGCGGACCAGCCGCAGTACGAGGTGCCCGGCTGCCTCGCTCCGCTGCTGCGGGCGCTGCTGGCGGACAGGGACCGGCCGACGGAGATCCAGCTCGCCAGGGCCCGGATGCTGGAGCGGACCGTACGGCTGCTGCAGTCCTGCCGGGCGGTCACCGACCCCAAGGGTTCCCCGGCCCGCGGCAAGCTCGCCGGGCTGCCACGCTCGTTGCGCTTCCCCAATCCCGACGCGGCCGCCGAATGGCTGCGGATCCACCGCCCCGCCCTGCTGGCCTCGGCCAGGCTCGCCGTCGAGGACGGTGAACTGGACACTCTGGCAAGGAGATTGGTGGCCGCACTGGTGCGGGCGCTGGCCGTGCACCAGGGCACCGAGGCGGCCGCGCCCGAGCTGTACGGACTGCACGGTCTGGTCCTGGCAGTCGCCGAGCGGCGCGGGCTGCCGCGCGAACGGGCCGCCGCACTGCTCAACCTCGCCGATCTCGATGCCAGGACCGGCCGTACGCAGGAGGCGCTGACCCGCTACCGGGCCGCGCTGGACGCCGGACGGGCCGCGAAGGATCCGTACGCCACCGGCCGTGCGATGGAATCCGTAGGCGGTGCCTACGCCGAGCTGGGGGACTTCCAGCGGGCCTCCGACTGGTACGGCCGGGCGTTGGCGCAGCGGCTCACCCAGGGCGAGCGGGCCGACGAGGCGCGGCTGTACGGGCGGCTCGGCGCCGTCCACACCTACGCCGGCCGGTACGGCGAGGCACTGCGGAACTGGCGGGCCGCCGCGGCCGGGTACCGCAGGCTCGGCGATGTGCCGGCCCAGGCACGGGCGCTGAGCGAGGCGGCCCGGGTGCAGGAGTACGCGGGCCGACCGCAGGAGTCGCTGCACACCTGTCAGGAGGCCGTCGAGTGGGCCAGGCGGGCCGGGGACGTACGGCTGCAGGCGGCGCTGGAGCTGCGGCTGGCCGACACGCTCGACCGGCTGGGCGACTCGGCTGCGGCCCGGCTGCACCGGGGCCTGGCCGATAGATTGCTGGGCGAGGAGGGTGCAGCCTGCGAAATCCGTAGTGCTGTGAGTGAAAATTAATGCTTTGTAAGGCTAGACAGCGCGAAGCCCTTCATTAGACTGGCTCTGCCGCGTGCGTTCGCGGTGTCTCCATTTACGCTGTGTCTATCCGGGTATGTGTAGCTATGTCCGGGTAACCCCCTGAGTCAAGGACCGTGATCGACGTGAAGGTCGGCATCCCCCGCGAAGTCAAGAACAACGAGTTCCGCGTGGCGATCACGCCCGCCGGTGTGAACGAGCTCGTACGCCACGGCCACCAGGTCGTCGTCGAGGAGAACGCCGGGGCCGGCTCCTCCATCACGGACGAGGAGTACGTCGCCGCCGGGGCGCAGATCCTTCCCACCGCCGACGAGGTCTGGGCCACCGCCGACCTGCTGCTCAAGGTCAAGGAGCCGGTCGCCGAGGAGTACCACCGCCTCCGCAAGGACCAGACGCTCTTCACCTACCTGCACCTCGCCGCCTCCCGCGAGTGCACGGACGCGCTGCTGGAGTCCGGCACCACCGCGATCGCGTACGAGACCGTGGAGACCGCGAACCGCGCGCTGCCGCTGCTCGCCCCGATGTCCGAGGTCGCGGGCCGGCTGGCCCCGCAGGTCGGCGCCTACCACCTGATGCGCTCGGTCGGCGGCCGTGGCGTGCTGCCGGGCGGCGTCCCGGGTACGGCGCCTGCCGAGGCCGTTGTCATCGGCGGCGGTGTCTCCGGCTGGAACGCCACACAGATCGCCGTTGGTCTCGGCTTCCACGTCACGCTGCTCGACCGGGACATCAACAAGCTGCGCGAGGCCGACAAGGTCTTCGGTACCAAGGTGAAGACGGTCGTCTCCAACGCCTTCGAGCTGGAGAAGGCCGTCATCGAGGCCGACCTCGTCGTGGGCGCCGTGCTGATCCCCGGTGCGAAGGCCCCGAAGCTGGTCACCAACGAGCTCGTCGCCAAGATGAAGCCCGGAAGTGTACTTGTCGACATTGCAATCGATCAGGGCGGCTGCTTCGAGGACTCGCGTCCGACGACTCACGCCGAGCCGACCTTCATGGTCCACAAC
This region includes:
- a CDS encoding tetratricopeptide repeat protein, whose translation is MTDQAVDTSGPAKAAGTEGPSSTVPPQFFGRDRELKELRADIERAGLDTLAGRKAARARVLLIAGRPGSGRTALAGELTRRLLSTGDHPDGLFRARLTDPGGAPVPTERTARELLDQLGVTGPPGADGDELSEMVREALTERRALLLLDDAVDAEQVDPLLPDNPDCLVVATSEGPLTGIPGVRPCTIGGLDAGSAVRLLARIIGQVRITVDPRTAETLAEECAGLPAALVMVGGWLAAHPMASVADVTKQLRELPDDTEQSTGARPLARAFRLVHDSLPSTAARILRLLALAPAGLADAHTASALAGCSVSAAQTTLDDFVALGLLRTNGADQPQYEVPGCLAPLLRALLADRDRPTEIQLARARMLERTVRLLQSCRAVTDPKGSPARGKLAGLPRSLRFPNPDAAAEWLRIHRPALLASARLAVEDGELDTLARRLVAALVRALAVHQGTEAAAPELYGLHGLVLAVAERRGLPRERAAALLNLADLDARTGRTQEALTRYRAALDAGRAAKDPYATGRAMESVGGAYAELGDFQRASDWYGRALAQRLTQGERADEARLYGRLGAVHTYAGRYGEALRNWRAAAAGYRRLGDVPAQARALSEAARVQEYAGRPQESLHTCQEAVEWARRAGDVRLQAALELRLADTLDRLGDSAAARLHRGLADRLLGEEGAACEIRSAVSEN
- a CDS encoding sulfurtransferase, with the protein product MGDDISAYSGREGLAGPLPGPLVGADWLAARLGEHGPVVLDASVGAHRGSEQRIPGARPFDIDGALSDHSGPLPHTLPDADRFTEELRSLGVDDTDTVVVYDAAGIYSSARAWWMLRAMGFDRAAVLDGGLPAWTDAGLPLENAGPAPAVARGDFTARPRAGLVVGSDEVVAALADPGAAVFDARSRERFSGAVAEPRPGLRAGHMPGAVNLPFGEIQRDGRMRPAAELRAAFAALAGERERLFFSCGSGVTACVLTLGAELAGYRELAVYDGSWSEWGLPSGLPVVTGAESGGPLR
- the ald gene encoding alanine dehydrogenase, with product MKVGIPREVKNNEFRVAITPAGVNELVRHGHQVVVEENAGAGSSITDEEYVAAGAQILPTADEVWATADLLLKVKEPVAEEYHRLRKDQTLFTYLHLAASRECTDALLESGTTAIAYETVETANRALPLLAPMSEVAGRLAPQVGAYHLMRSVGGRGVLPGGVPGTAPAEAVVIGGGVSGWNATQIAVGLGFHVTLLDRDINKLREADKVFGTKVKTVVSNAFELEKAVIEADLVVGAVLIPGAKAPKLVTNELVAKMKPGSVLVDIAIDQGGCFEDSRPTTHAEPTFMVHNSVFYCVANMPGAVPNTSTYALTNATLPYIVELANRGWVEALRRDAALAKGLNTHDGQVVYREVAEAHGLEHVELSSLLG
- a CDS encoding CTP synthase, whose amino-acid sequence is MQPTSTTTKHIFVTGGVASSLGKGLTASSLGALLKARGLRVTMQKLDPYLNVDPGTMNPFQHGEVFVTNDGAETDLDIGHYERFLDVDLDGSANVTTGQVYSQVIAKERRGEYLGDTVQVIPHITNEIKHRIRRMATDDVDVVITEVGGTVGDIESLPFLETVRQVRHEVGRDNVFVVHISLLPYIGPSGELKTKPTQHSVAALRNIGIQPDAIVLRADRDVPTAIKRKISLMCDVDEAAVVACVDAKSIYDIPKVLHTEGLDAYVVRKLDLPFRDVDWTTWDDLLDRVHNPDHEITVALVGKYIDLPDAYLSVTEAIRAGGFANKARVKVKWVASDDCKTSAGAAKQLSDVDAICVPGGFGDRGVNGKIGAIQYARENKVPLLGLCLGLQCIVIEAARNLAEIPDANSTEFDAATSHPVISTMEEQLAYVEGAGDLGGTMRLGLYPAKLAEGSLVREAYDDQPYVEERHRHRYEVNNAYRAELEKKAGLVFSGTSPDNKLVEYVEYPREIHPYLVATQAHPELRSRPTRPHPLFAGLVKAAVERKTGAGAGGKQGTKSGK
- a CDS encoding NUDIX domain-containing protein translates to MGFQDTPEEWQVTATETPFTGNKTSVRTDEVVMPDGTVVRRDYQVHPGSVAVLALDEEGRVVVLRQYRHPVRHKLWEIPAGLLDIPGENPLHAAQRELYEEAYVKAEDWRVLTDVYTTPGGCDEAVRIFLARNLSEADGERFAVSEEEADMELARVPLQELVRGVLAGDLHNNCLVVGVLSLATVLAGDGIESLRPAEAPWPARPFEA
- a CDS encoding glycoside hydrolase family 15 protein, producing the protein MAGRIEDYALIGDMQTAALVCRDGTVDWLCLPRFDSHAIFAGLLGTEEHGFWRLGPAREDGAKPPSADRRRYRGDSLILESEWDTPRGTVRVTDFMPPRDGAPQVIRIVEGISGRVPMRSELRMRFSYGRVTPWVHKVDGRTVAVAGPDSVWLDTPADTFGENLTTYSDFTVAPGDRIAFTISWQPSHHEPPGLPDPESSLDATADFWREWVEQCTYHGPYREAVVRSLITLKALTYAPTGGIVAAPTTSLPEDIGGSRNWDYRYTWLRDAAITLSSLLRTGYREEARAWREWLLRAVAGDPENLQIMYGIAGERELGEAELDWLPGYENSGPVRVGNGAAGQLQLDVYGEVIEALHLAHMTGLTRNDYAMGLQLKLIEYLEKHWGEPDEGIWEVRGPRRHFVHSKVMAWVAVDRTIKLIESGDAEGPLERLRELRDDIHRDVCDRGYDKERNTFTQSYGSQELDASLLLIPQMGFLPPDDKRVIGTIEAIQRELSTEDGFVLRYPTKGEDAGVDGLEGDEGAFLACSFWLADDLAMIGRVDEARQLFERLLSLRNDLGLLAEEWDPRLQRQVGNFPQAFSHVPLIDTALRLTASGAYVG